From Hoplias malabaricus isolate fHopMal1 chromosome 11, fHopMal1.hap1, whole genome shotgun sequence, a single genomic window includes:
- the sema3d gene encoding semaphorin-3D isoform X3, giving the protein MKTTGEPQTQIQPEVSRHQCLPDSKYLCWTGMIRLSPIRIGLLGMLITSCLPIGNCMKENVPRVKLSYKELLRSGSVVPFVGSSDGMRFQTFLLDEEKGRFLLGAKDHIYLLDPDNINKHPRKLSWPAPRDRVDMCVLAGKSPRTECANFVRVLQNYNRTHIYTCATGAFHPTCAFLEVRGHKEVKDGWLHLISSSMESGRLKCPFDPRQPFASVLTDQYLYAGTASDFLGKDSTFSRSLGPPPDQHYIRTDISEDYWINEARFIAAHPIADTFNPDDDKIYFFFREMSRDGSTTDKGVLSRVARVCKNDVGGLRSLTNKWTTFLKARLVCSIPGPDGVDTHFDELQDIFLVPSRDERNPKVYGVFTTTSSIFKGSAVCVYNMEDIRAVFNGPYAHKEGPDHRWVEYEGKIPYPRPGTCPSRTYDPRIKTTKDFPDDVISFIRVHPLMYHTVYPITGRPIFTRVNTEYRLTQIIVDRVSAEDGQYAVMFLGTDVGSVLKVVSITQENWPTEEIVLEELQVFKNPSPILNMEISSKQQQLFVGGEDGLVLVALHRCHIYGQGCAECCLARDPYCAWDGSHCSRYIPASKRRARRQDIKHGDPSSHCWDTDDVLGKNIEEKVLYGVESNSSFLECVPKSQQAQIRWFIQRPGVDHRQEIKPDERVLVTERGLLIRWLLRNDAGSYFCTAQEHSFTRTLLNLSLKVLERGQLHGQQLASRGPLEDHTTLAAMATESRQRYKDYLRVLSAPSLDEYCETMWHKEKKQRQKGKWKHVQELRKSRNRRHHKGAPI; this is encoded by the exons AGCTGCTTCGCTCTGGCAGTGTGGTGCCATTTGTGGGCTCCAGTGATGGAATGCGGTttcagacatttttactggatgAGGAGAAGGGCAGATTCCTTCTGGGGGCCAAAGATCACATTTACCTACTAGACCCAGACAACATCAACAAGCACCCTagaaag cTAAGTTGGCCAGCTCCAAGAGACAGGGTGGATATGTGTGTTCTGGCTGGCAAAAGCCCCCGT aCTGAGTGTGCTAATTTTGTTCGAGTCTTGCAAAACTATAATCGTACCCATATCTACACATGTGCCACTGGAGCCTTCCACCCCACCTGTGCCTTCCTTGAAGTCAGAGGACACAAAGAG GTCAAGGATGGCTGGCTTCATCTAATCAGCAGCAGCATGGAGTCCGGCAGACTAAAATGCCCTTTTGACCCCCGTCAGCCTTTTGCCTCAGTACTGACTG ATCAGTACCTGTATGCTGGCACAGCATCTGATTTCCTGGGGAAGGACAGCACATTTAGCCGATCTCTGGGTCCTCCTCCAGACCAGCACTACATTCGCACTGACATCTCAGAAGACTACTGGATCAATG AGGCCAGGTTTATAGCAGCACATCCTATCGCAGACACCTTCAACCCAGATGATGACAAGATTTACTTCTTTTTCCGTGAGATGTCCCGGGATGGGAGCACAACGGACAAAGGCGTGCTCTCCCGTGTAGCCCGCGTCTGTAAG AATGATGTGGGAGGTTTGAGGAGTTTAACCAATAAATGGACCACGTTCCTCAAGGCCAGACTTGTGTGCTCCATTCCAGGACCAGATGGAGTGGATACCCACTTTGATGAGCTCC AGGACATCTTTCTGGTCCCCAGTAGAGATGAGAGGAACCCCAAGGTGTATGGCGTCTTCACCACTACCAG CTCGATATTTAAGGGTTCAGCTGTCTGTGTGTACAACATGGAGGATATCCGTGCTGTCTTTAATGGGCCGTATGCTCATAAGGAGGGACCAGACCATCGCTGGGTGGAATATGAGGGAAAAATCCCTTACCCAAGACCAGGCACG TGTCCAAGTCGCACTTATGACCCACGTATAAAGACTACTAAAGACTTCCCAGATGATGTAATCAGCTTTATCCGTGTGCACCCACTCATGTACCATACCGTGTACCCCATAACGGGCCGGCCTATCTTCACACGAGTTAACACCGAGTACCGTCTCACTCAAATCATAGTGGACCGGGTTTCTGCTGAGGATGGCCAGTATGCAGTCATGTTTTTGGGCACAG atGTTGGTTCAGTTTTGAAGGTGGTTAGCATTACCCAAGAAAATTGGCCCACAGAAGAGATTGTGCTAGAAGAATTACAGGTTTTCAAG AATCCCTCACCAATCCTCAATATGGAAATCTCATCTAAGCAG CAGCAGCTGTTTGTCGGAGGAGAGGATGGCCTGGTGCTGGTGGCCTTGCACAGGTGCCACATTTACGGGCAGGGCTGTGCTGAATGTTGCCTGGCCAGAGACCCTTACTGTGCCTGGGATGGCTCACACTGCTCCAGATACATACCAGCATCCAAGAG GAGGGCTAGGAGGCAGGACATCAAACACGGAGATCCATCCAGCCATTGCTGGGACACAGATGATG TGTTGGGGAAGAACATAGAAGAGAAGGTGCTGTATGGTGTGGAAAGCAATTCGTCTTTCCTGGAGTGTGTTCCAAaatcacagcaggcccagatcCGATGGTTTATACAGAGACCAGGAGTGGATCACCGCCAAGAG ATAAAGCCAGATGAGCGCGTGTTGGTGACAGAGAGAGGGTTATTGATTCGCTGGCTGTTACGAAATGATGCTGGTTCATATTTTTGCACTGCCCAGGAGCACAGCTTCACCCGTACTCTCCTTAACCTCTCTCTGAAagtgctggagcgtgggcagctccACGGACAGCAGTTGGCCTCACGGGGACCCCTTGAGGACCACACCACTTTGGCCGCCATGGCGACAGAATCTCGTCAGCGCTATAAGGACTACCTACGTGTATTGAGCGCTCCATCTCTGGACGAGTACTGCGAGACGATGTGGCACAAAGAGAAGAAACAGCGGCAGAAAGGCAAGTGGAAACATGTCCAAGAGCTGCGCAAGAGCAGGAACAGACGTCACCACAAGGGGGCGCCCATCTGA
- the sema3d gene encoding semaphorin-3D isoform X2: protein MGCSRIALTPMKTTGEPQTQIQPEVSRHQCLPDSKYLCWTGMIRLSPIRIGLLGMLITSCLPIGNCMKENVPRVKLSYKELLRSGSVVPFVGSSDGMRFQTFLLDEEKGRFLLGAKDHIYLLDPDNINKHPRKLSWPAPRDRVDMCVLAGKSPRTECANFVRVLQNYNRTHIYTCATGAFHPTCAFLEVRGHKEVKDGWLHLISSSMESGRLKCPFDPRQPFASVLTDQYLYAGTASDFLGKDSTFSRSLGPPPDQHYIRTDISEDYWINEARFIAAHPIADTFNPDDDKIYFFFREMSRDGSTTDKGVLSRVARVCKNDVGGLRSLTNKWTTFLKARLVCSIPGPDGVDTHFDELQDIFLVPSRDERNPKVYGVFTTTSSIFKGSAVCVYNMEDIRAVFNGPYAHKEGPDHRWVEYEGKIPYPRPGTCPSRTYDPRIKTTKDFPDDVISFIRVHPLMYHTVYPITGRPIFTRVNTEYRLTQIIVDRVSAEDGQYAVMFLGTDVGSVLKVVSITQENWPTEEIVLEELQVFKNPSPILNMEISSKQQLFVGGEDGLVLVALHRCHIYGQGCAECCLARDPYCAWDGSHCSRYIPASKRRARRQDIKHGDPSSHCWDTDDVLGKNIEEKVLYGVESNSSFLECVPKSQQAQIRWFIQRPGVDHRQEIKPDERVLVTERGLLIRWLLRNDAGSYFCTAQEHSFTRTLLNLSLKVLERGQLHGQQLASRGPLEDHTTLAAMATESRQRYKDYLRVLSAPSLDEYCETMWHKEKKQRQKGKWKHVQELRKSRNRRHHKGAPI from the exons AGCTGCTTCGCTCTGGCAGTGTGGTGCCATTTGTGGGCTCCAGTGATGGAATGCGGTttcagacatttttactggatgAGGAGAAGGGCAGATTCCTTCTGGGGGCCAAAGATCACATTTACCTACTAGACCCAGACAACATCAACAAGCACCCTagaaag cTAAGTTGGCCAGCTCCAAGAGACAGGGTGGATATGTGTGTTCTGGCTGGCAAAAGCCCCCGT aCTGAGTGTGCTAATTTTGTTCGAGTCTTGCAAAACTATAATCGTACCCATATCTACACATGTGCCACTGGAGCCTTCCACCCCACCTGTGCCTTCCTTGAAGTCAGAGGACACAAAGAG GTCAAGGATGGCTGGCTTCATCTAATCAGCAGCAGCATGGAGTCCGGCAGACTAAAATGCCCTTTTGACCCCCGTCAGCCTTTTGCCTCAGTACTGACTG ATCAGTACCTGTATGCTGGCACAGCATCTGATTTCCTGGGGAAGGACAGCACATTTAGCCGATCTCTGGGTCCTCCTCCAGACCAGCACTACATTCGCACTGACATCTCAGAAGACTACTGGATCAATG AGGCCAGGTTTATAGCAGCACATCCTATCGCAGACACCTTCAACCCAGATGATGACAAGATTTACTTCTTTTTCCGTGAGATGTCCCGGGATGGGAGCACAACGGACAAAGGCGTGCTCTCCCGTGTAGCCCGCGTCTGTAAG AATGATGTGGGAGGTTTGAGGAGTTTAACCAATAAATGGACCACGTTCCTCAAGGCCAGACTTGTGTGCTCCATTCCAGGACCAGATGGAGTGGATACCCACTTTGATGAGCTCC AGGACATCTTTCTGGTCCCCAGTAGAGATGAGAGGAACCCCAAGGTGTATGGCGTCTTCACCACTACCAG CTCGATATTTAAGGGTTCAGCTGTCTGTGTGTACAACATGGAGGATATCCGTGCTGTCTTTAATGGGCCGTATGCTCATAAGGAGGGACCAGACCATCGCTGGGTGGAATATGAGGGAAAAATCCCTTACCCAAGACCAGGCACG TGTCCAAGTCGCACTTATGACCCACGTATAAAGACTACTAAAGACTTCCCAGATGATGTAATCAGCTTTATCCGTGTGCACCCACTCATGTACCATACCGTGTACCCCATAACGGGCCGGCCTATCTTCACACGAGTTAACACCGAGTACCGTCTCACTCAAATCATAGTGGACCGGGTTTCTGCTGAGGATGGCCAGTATGCAGTCATGTTTTTGGGCACAG atGTTGGTTCAGTTTTGAAGGTGGTTAGCATTACCCAAGAAAATTGGCCCACAGAAGAGATTGTGCTAGAAGAATTACAGGTTTTCAAG AATCCCTCACCAATCCTCAATATGGAAATCTCATCTAAGCAG CAGCTGTTTGTCGGAGGAGAGGATGGCCTGGTGCTGGTGGCCTTGCACAGGTGCCACATTTACGGGCAGGGCTGTGCTGAATGTTGCCTGGCCAGAGACCCTTACTGTGCCTGGGATGGCTCACACTGCTCCAGATACATACCAGCATCCAAGAG GAGGGCTAGGAGGCAGGACATCAAACACGGAGATCCATCCAGCCATTGCTGGGACACAGATGATG TGTTGGGGAAGAACATAGAAGAGAAGGTGCTGTATGGTGTGGAAAGCAATTCGTCTTTCCTGGAGTGTGTTCCAAaatcacagcaggcccagatcCGATGGTTTATACAGAGACCAGGAGTGGATCACCGCCAAGAG ATAAAGCCAGATGAGCGCGTGTTGGTGACAGAGAGAGGGTTATTGATTCGCTGGCTGTTACGAAATGATGCTGGTTCATATTTTTGCACTGCCCAGGAGCACAGCTTCACCCGTACTCTCCTTAACCTCTCTCTGAAagtgctggagcgtgggcagctccACGGACAGCAGTTGGCCTCACGGGGACCCCTTGAGGACCACACCACTTTGGCCGCCATGGCGACAGAATCTCGTCAGCGCTATAAGGACTACCTACGTGTATTGAGCGCTCCATCTCTGGACGAGTACTGCGAGACGATGTGGCACAAAGAGAAGAAACAGCGGCAGAAAGGCAAGTGGAAACATGTCCAAGAGCTGCGCAAGAGCAGGAACAGACGTCACCACAAGGGGGCGCCCATCTGA
- the sema3d gene encoding semaphorin-3D isoform X1: MGCSRIALTPMKTTGEPQTQIQPEVSRHQCLPDSKYLCWTGMIRLSPIRIGLLGMLITSCLPIGNCMKENVPRVKLSYKELLRSGSVVPFVGSSDGMRFQTFLLDEEKGRFLLGAKDHIYLLDPDNINKHPRKLSWPAPRDRVDMCVLAGKSPRTECANFVRVLQNYNRTHIYTCATGAFHPTCAFLEVRGHKEVKDGWLHLISSSMESGRLKCPFDPRQPFASVLTDQYLYAGTASDFLGKDSTFSRSLGPPPDQHYIRTDISEDYWINEARFIAAHPIADTFNPDDDKIYFFFREMSRDGSTTDKGVLSRVARVCKNDVGGLRSLTNKWTTFLKARLVCSIPGPDGVDTHFDELQDIFLVPSRDERNPKVYGVFTTTSSIFKGSAVCVYNMEDIRAVFNGPYAHKEGPDHRWVEYEGKIPYPRPGTCPSRTYDPRIKTTKDFPDDVISFIRVHPLMYHTVYPITGRPIFTRVNTEYRLTQIIVDRVSAEDGQYAVMFLGTDVGSVLKVVSITQENWPTEEIVLEELQVFKNPSPILNMEISSKQQQLFVGGEDGLVLVALHRCHIYGQGCAECCLARDPYCAWDGSHCSRYIPASKRRARRQDIKHGDPSSHCWDTDDVLGKNIEEKVLYGVESNSSFLECVPKSQQAQIRWFIQRPGVDHRQEIKPDERVLVTERGLLIRWLLRNDAGSYFCTAQEHSFTRTLLNLSLKVLERGQLHGQQLASRGPLEDHTTLAAMATESRQRYKDYLRVLSAPSLDEYCETMWHKEKKQRQKGKWKHVQELRKSRNRRHHKGAPI; the protein is encoded by the exons AGCTGCTTCGCTCTGGCAGTGTGGTGCCATTTGTGGGCTCCAGTGATGGAATGCGGTttcagacatttttactggatgAGGAGAAGGGCAGATTCCTTCTGGGGGCCAAAGATCACATTTACCTACTAGACCCAGACAACATCAACAAGCACCCTagaaag cTAAGTTGGCCAGCTCCAAGAGACAGGGTGGATATGTGTGTTCTGGCTGGCAAAAGCCCCCGT aCTGAGTGTGCTAATTTTGTTCGAGTCTTGCAAAACTATAATCGTACCCATATCTACACATGTGCCACTGGAGCCTTCCACCCCACCTGTGCCTTCCTTGAAGTCAGAGGACACAAAGAG GTCAAGGATGGCTGGCTTCATCTAATCAGCAGCAGCATGGAGTCCGGCAGACTAAAATGCCCTTTTGACCCCCGTCAGCCTTTTGCCTCAGTACTGACTG ATCAGTACCTGTATGCTGGCACAGCATCTGATTTCCTGGGGAAGGACAGCACATTTAGCCGATCTCTGGGTCCTCCTCCAGACCAGCACTACATTCGCACTGACATCTCAGAAGACTACTGGATCAATG AGGCCAGGTTTATAGCAGCACATCCTATCGCAGACACCTTCAACCCAGATGATGACAAGATTTACTTCTTTTTCCGTGAGATGTCCCGGGATGGGAGCACAACGGACAAAGGCGTGCTCTCCCGTGTAGCCCGCGTCTGTAAG AATGATGTGGGAGGTTTGAGGAGTTTAACCAATAAATGGACCACGTTCCTCAAGGCCAGACTTGTGTGCTCCATTCCAGGACCAGATGGAGTGGATACCCACTTTGATGAGCTCC AGGACATCTTTCTGGTCCCCAGTAGAGATGAGAGGAACCCCAAGGTGTATGGCGTCTTCACCACTACCAG CTCGATATTTAAGGGTTCAGCTGTCTGTGTGTACAACATGGAGGATATCCGTGCTGTCTTTAATGGGCCGTATGCTCATAAGGAGGGACCAGACCATCGCTGGGTGGAATATGAGGGAAAAATCCCTTACCCAAGACCAGGCACG TGTCCAAGTCGCACTTATGACCCACGTATAAAGACTACTAAAGACTTCCCAGATGATGTAATCAGCTTTATCCGTGTGCACCCACTCATGTACCATACCGTGTACCCCATAACGGGCCGGCCTATCTTCACACGAGTTAACACCGAGTACCGTCTCACTCAAATCATAGTGGACCGGGTTTCTGCTGAGGATGGCCAGTATGCAGTCATGTTTTTGGGCACAG atGTTGGTTCAGTTTTGAAGGTGGTTAGCATTACCCAAGAAAATTGGCCCACAGAAGAGATTGTGCTAGAAGAATTACAGGTTTTCAAG AATCCCTCACCAATCCTCAATATGGAAATCTCATCTAAGCAG CAGCAGCTGTTTGTCGGAGGAGAGGATGGCCTGGTGCTGGTGGCCTTGCACAGGTGCCACATTTACGGGCAGGGCTGTGCTGAATGTTGCCTGGCCAGAGACCCTTACTGTGCCTGGGATGGCTCACACTGCTCCAGATACATACCAGCATCCAAGAG GAGGGCTAGGAGGCAGGACATCAAACACGGAGATCCATCCAGCCATTGCTGGGACACAGATGATG TGTTGGGGAAGAACATAGAAGAGAAGGTGCTGTATGGTGTGGAAAGCAATTCGTCTTTCCTGGAGTGTGTTCCAAaatcacagcaggcccagatcCGATGGTTTATACAGAGACCAGGAGTGGATCACCGCCAAGAG ATAAAGCCAGATGAGCGCGTGTTGGTGACAGAGAGAGGGTTATTGATTCGCTGGCTGTTACGAAATGATGCTGGTTCATATTTTTGCACTGCCCAGGAGCACAGCTTCACCCGTACTCTCCTTAACCTCTCTCTGAAagtgctggagcgtgggcagctccACGGACAGCAGTTGGCCTCACGGGGACCCCTTGAGGACCACACCACTTTGGCCGCCATGGCGACAGAATCTCGTCAGCGCTATAAGGACTACCTACGTGTATTGAGCGCTCCATCTCTGGACGAGTACTGCGAGACGATGTGGCACAAAGAGAAGAAACAGCGGCAGAAAGGCAAGTGGAAACATGTCCAAGAGCTGCGCAAGAGCAGGAACAGACGTCACCACAAGGGGGCGCCCATCTGA